GGTCAGCGTCAGCGGGTGGCCATTGGAAGAGCGATTGTTCGAAACCCATCACTATTTCTTATGGATGAACCGCTTTCAAACTTAGACGCCAAACTAAGAACCGAAATGCGAGCTGAATTAAAAGCTATACAGCAGAAACTGGGAATTACTACTGTTTATGTTACCCATGATCAAATTGAGGCTATGACACTTGGAGATCGCATCGCGATCCTTGACAAGGGTATATTGCAGCAGATCGGATCACCAGATCAGATTTATAGCAGCCCGCGAAATATCTTTGTCGCCTCTTTTATCGGCTCACCGCCATTGAATCTCATCGAAGGAACGGTGCAGCACAATGATGAAGACACTGTGCTGCAATCCCAAAATCTAAAAATAAAACTCAGTGGTGCTGTTGAGGAAAAAGCGGTAAAGATGTACGGTAAAAAGGTGGTGCTTGGAATCAGACCAGAAGCGATCTCTTTTACCAGTGAAGAAAAAGCAGATACATCTATCTGCTTTACTATTGTCGAGAACCTCGGTCCGGAGTATCTGCTTCACGCATTTTTGGATGGAGCAGGTAAATTTACAATGCAGTCAAGAACCCCTGTTGCTTCCGGTACTGCTTGTGGTTTAAAACTGGACATGAACAGATTGCACCTGTTCGACCCCGAAACCAAAACGCGTATTTAATCCCGGGTGCCTCTGTTTTGCTCAAGCTGCTCTCTAAATTGAATACCTCTCTCTTCTCTACGGGACTCGATCTCTGCGATGGTACGTTCCACCTGCTTTTTTACCTCAGGGGGCAAGTCCTTTAATCTGTTGTGCACCTGGAGCTCCTTCTCCCTGACTACAGCGCCCCGCTCCTTTTCTGCTGGCCGGTTTCTTGACGCGGAATCTATTCGGGCGATATCTTCTTCTGACAACGACTCCATTATTTGTGTCATCATTGATGAGGCATCTCTTTTTACCCCTTCTCTGTCGCCACTGATTACCTGAGTAGAGAACAGAAGCACTAATATTGAAGTGAAAGCTATGTATTTAAAGTGTTCAGGTTTCATCTCCCTCTCCCGTCGATCAGGGCAGAGTATCATACTCTGACCCTGGTTTTATTCTGCCAATACTAAGCGTTTTTCTTCTTTGGTTATTCTAAATCGAGTCTTTCACGAATTTGTCGAATCTCCAGCAGCTTTTGATCAACCCGCTTCTGCATTCTATCCCGGGCCTGTTCCGATACATTTTCTCTTACACGCTCAGAAACGATCTCCATGTGCTGCTGCAGCTTATCCAGTGCTTCGTTAAGGTTCGCTTCAGCCTGCTGGCGTCGCTCTGCAATAAACTCCTCAGATCTGCCTCTTGCTCTCTGGGTCTGGAACTCCTCCACACTCTCCCGTACTTTTTCAAGCACCGGTTCTGCGTCTTCCATAACCCTGTTCATATGCTGTTCCATATCGGAAGGGGCATTTGGTGCAGGTGCCTGTCGTGCTGTTGCCCCGGACACGAGCATAAAAACCGCAACTGCCATGCTTATAGTTTTCAATGTCCTGTTCATACTTCCTCCCTTAAAAACAATTGTATTTATTATCTGAGCGCTTAAATAATCAAACAACGTGCCATAAACCCTATCCCTCTAAATAACATAGGGTTACACCTACCCTTTAAGACCGTGAACTGTTTTTTTTGGGGTTGAAAGTCCCCATCCCCCTGCTCCACCTTCTCACTCTACCTGCTTAGTGATTGATTTTTTAACATTTAGAAAGAAGTAACACAGTATGTATAATTAACCCCACACTATGCAGCATTATGGTTTTTAATGGTTCACCCCTCTTTTAACTCATAAAATAGATAAACTTTGGGTTTAAAGTCTACTCTAAGTACCTGAAAACAAAATAGTAGGAAACAATATCTTACAATTTATAAACACATACTAACACTATGATACCTAACCATTTAGGCAACCTAAGCGCACATAAATATAACCCTATACATTTGAAATCAAACAACTATTGCCGTGTCCAGCATAAACAAGCACTCAGACTACCTGTAAAATAATGAAATCAACATCTTCTAAACATGAAAAAAACTATAAATCAACTGTCCCTTTTCGGGGCAATAATTCTTATTTTTGTCCTTGCCCCTAATCTTCGCTTATTGTATTTAAGTGTAGGTGTTGCTGGTAAACCTAACGTCACAGATGTAACTACTATTTTATAGGTAATAAACTACATTATTTTTCGTGCACAGCTGTCTTGCGTAAGCGACAATTTTACACCGGAGGGAAAGAGTGGTAAACCATTTTAAAAGACTGGCAATGGTACTGGTAGTAGTACCAGCTATTATCCTGGCTCAGACACATACTAACAGAACTTTTCCTTTGGTATTTGATTCACCCCACCAAAGTATGCTGGCACAGAGTTTAACTGATACCGATATAATAGAAAAACGCTCCAGATTTGTTGAAATTAATTCTGCTGTGGTAAATACATCTGTAATATCGACGAAAGACACGCTTAAACTGAACCTCTTTGAGGACCGAGATTTTATTGCGATTGTTGACCGGGTTAAAGAGGATGTAAATGGCACTGTTTCAATTCGGGCAAGAATAGCAGATTACGAATTTGGCTATATTCTTTTATCCGCTACTACAGAGAACAAAATCGCAGGGTATATATCCATTCCTGAAAGAGCAGAGCGATATGTCATCAGAGATATGGTAAACACTGGTACACAACAACTCTTAGAAGTTAAAAATATTGATGTATTGGTAGGATCGCCTCCGATAGTTCCGGATATTGACGAGCAGCCCGGACTAATGAGTTTTAACCAGCTCCAGGGAATGGATATTCAGGATGACCTGCAGCCGGTTATTATCGATATAATGGTGGTTTATACGCCAAAGGCCAAAGAGTGGGCCCAAAACTACGGCGGCGGCATCGATAACGTTGTTGCTATGGCTATGGAAAGAGCCAATCTGGTACTCGATAACAGTAACACATTGATGAATATCTCTTTGGTCTATTCTGGTATGGTCGACTACGTAGAAGATACAATAAGTGCCGACACCGACCTTAAAAGATTAAGAACACCCGATGATGGCTACATGGATGTGGTCCATGACCTGCGCGATCTTTACGGAGCTGATCTGGTACACCTGTTCTCCTATGAAACTCAAACCGGAGGCCTTGGTTACCAATTGGACTGTAAAAATGGTAAACCAGAAATGGGTTTTGCTCTTTCGCGTATTCAGCAAGCAGCATGGAGCTATACTTTTATTCATGAACTGGGCCATAATATGGGAGCTCACCACAGAGCTGATCAGGAACATCAACCCGGACCGACACAATGGAACTACACCTGGTCGGACAACACCTGGTCTGCGGGATGGCGCTGGATTGGAAATGATCGTAACAGGTATTGCTCTGTTATGTCTTATAATGACCCCTGGGACGGCGATAGTGTAATATGGGTCCCTCACTTCTCAAACCCGGATATCAACTACCAGGAAACGCCAACAGGGGATGCAGTATATGCAGACAACGCAAGAACTTTACGGGAGATCAGACATGTAATTGCTGGTTACAGACCCGCACATGATGCGCCAAGGGACTTTATGGCCACCCCGAGCTCTGTTTCACAGATCGACCTCACATGGAACAAAAAAGAGAACAGAGATATCCTGCTTCTTTACTCTACCGACAGCCTTTTCGGTATACCGGAAAACGAGCAGTACTATCTGGAAGGTGATTCTATCAATGGTGGAGGAACAGTGCTTTATGCCGGAGACGCAGAATCGTTCAGTCATAACGGATTAACCCCAAATACCCGCTATTATTACAAGATATATTCCAAAATTTCACCATCACCCCAATGGTCTGCACTTGGAATCAAAACCAATGCCATAACAGATAGCGTTTCGGTAGTATTTTCAGAGAATTTTGACGCAACCGATACCATTCCGTTTGGGTGGGAAACGGAAGACCACCAGGGATATGGCAGGATGTGGAACTTTGGAACACATTCCGATGGTTTAGTGCGAACTACCGGAAACTATGCCTACTTAAAAAGTGATGGTTCTGGAAATGGTGATACAGTAAATGCAGATTTGATAACTCCTTCCCTGGACTTTTCAGCCTATACTGACCTTACCCTATCATTTACCTACTATTACAGCCACTCTGATGAATCTCAGGCAACCCTCTCTTACAGTATTGATGGAGGTGACTGGACTTACATTTCACAATGGAACCCCGAGACCAACAATCCATCTTCTTTAAACGTGACACTTAGCAATTTTGACGGTAAGAGAGACGTGAGGTTTAAATGGAATTATACCGGTTACAATGGCCATTTAAATGTTGATGATATCGTAGTTACGGGTAAAGAGCTTATTATTCTGGGAGATCTCTATCACATTTACGACGGTTTGGAAAAGAGTGCAACGGTGCTTTCTGCACCCGAAGATTCGCAGATACAACTTACCTATAATGGCATAGATAGCTTGC
The Chitinispirillales bacterium ANBcel5 DNA segment above includes these coding regions:
- a CDS encoding ABC transporter ATP-binding protein; this translates as MTETKPPFKNPKAQSTDATEVKLCELSKTFTSLRGRVEVLKSIDLSIKPGELFVLLGPSGCGKSTTLNLIAGLEKPTGGTIHFSDKCVVDAKEKIFLAPFERDISFVFQSYAIYPHMTIEQNIEFPLTNLKEKLTKQERLSKVRETAKILQIEDLLDRKPSELSGGQRQRVAIGRAIVRNPSLFLMDEPLSNLDAKLRTEMRAELKAIQQKLGITTVYVTHDQIEAMTLGDRIAILDKGILQQIGSPDQIYSSPRNIFVASFIGSPPLNLIEGTVQHNDEDTVLQSQNLKIKLSGAVEEKAVKMYGKKVVLGIRPEAISFTSEEKADTSICFTIVENLGPEYLLHAFLDGAGKFTMQSRTPVASGTACGLKLDMNRLHLFDPETKTRI
- a CDS encoding MBG domain-containing protein, with amino-acid sequence MVNHFKRLAMVLVVVPAIILAQTHTNRTFPLVFDSPHQSMLAQSLTDTDIIEKRSRFVEINSAVVNTSVISTKDTLKLNLFEDRDFIAIVDRVKEDVNGTVSIRARIADYEFGYILLSATTENKIAGYISIPERAERYVIRDMVNTGTQQLLEVKNIDVLVGSPPIVPDIDEQPGLMSFNQLQGMDIQDDLQPVIIDIMVVYTPKAKEWAQNYGGGIDNVVAMAMERANLVLDNSNTLMNISLVYSGMVDYVEDTISADTDLKRLRTPDDGYMDVVHDLRDLYGADLVHLFSYETQTGGLGYQLDCKNGKPEMGFALSRIQQAAWSYTFIHELGHNMGAHHRADQEHQPGPTQWNYTWSDNTWSAGWRWIGNDRNRYCSVMSYNDPWDGDSVIWVPHFSNPDINYQETPTGDAVYADNARTLREIRHVIAGYRPAHDAPRDFMATPSSVSQIDLTWNKKENRDILLLYSTDSLFGIPENEQYYLEGDSINGGGTVLYAGDAESFSHNGLTPNTRYYYKIYSKISPSPQWSALGIKTNAITDSVSVVFSENFDATDTIPFGWETEDHQGYGRMWNFGTHSDGLVRTTGNYAYLKSDGSGNGDTVNADLITPSLDFSAYTDLTLSFTYYYSHSDESQATLSYSIDGGDWTYISQWNPETNNPSSLNVTLSNFDGKRDVRFKWNYTGYNGHLNVDDIVVTGKELIILGDLYHIYDGLEKSATVLSAPEDSQIQLTYNGIDSLPVDAGRYEVIALMDGSDSVQISDTLVINPRPISVAADSTGKVYGEDDPELTYTASDLIGDDQFTGDLSRDSGENVGTYDINQGSVCAGDNYHIYFRDAPFIINPRPITIAADSVRKIYGEKDPELTYSIFSGDLLGDDEITGVLSREPGESTGSYRVLQGDLGAGDNYAISFGDGFFIISAAPLTITANDFVISEGDPEPLFTATYDGFVNDDDTSSITMPKFRWAESDTAGTYDIEPYGAFADNYDISYNFGTLTIEPVTSVAFRFDSKPDNRGNEYGILLEQNPVPIYTNEVRFKVVNPGHSAVKVAIYDQLGTLLFKDDFTTDRTGRSEPIVWPMTNRTGRKISTGTYLIRVEAQDKSTAERYRYNALVGVSR